Proteins co-encoded in one Flavivirga eckloniae genomic window:
- a CDS encoding YqhA family protein has product MIKNIFLVRILAIIINIFVGINTVGIVALAAYNTFRALVTLVNFFIKNNGDHSPGVYFLESLDALLISLVFLVFSVGINLLFVKHSDEQFIRSIPKWMRVKSFSELKFLLMETIIATLFVFLISAFIKKDGLITWEFLALPTSILLMSLSLKTLRWKDNNLENQ; this is encoded by the coding sequence ATGATAAAGAACATTTTTTTAGTCCGAATCCTGGCCATAATCATCAACATTTTTGTTGGCATCAATACAGTTGGTATCGTGGCATTAGCAGCATATAACACCTTTAGAGCTTTGGTAACATTGGTAAACTTCTTCATAAAAAATAACGGAGACCATAGTCCCGGAGTTTATTTTTTAGAATCTCTCGATGCTTTACTCATTTCATTAGTATTTCTAGTTTTTTCAGTAGGTATCAATTTATTATTTGTAAAACACTCCGATGAGCAATTTATTAGAAGTATTCCAAAGTGGATGCGAGTTAAAAGTTTCAGTGAATTAAAATTTTTACTGATGGAAACTATCATTGCGACTTTGTTTGTGTTCTTGATTTCTGCTTTTATAAAAAAAGATGGGTTAATTACCTGGGAGTTTTTAGCTCTGCCTACCAGTATTTTATTAATGTCTCTGAGTTTAAAAACACTTAGATGGAAGGATAATAATCTTGAAAACCAATAA
- a CDS encoding helix-turn-helix transcriptional regulator, with amino-acid sequence MKQKYFVYQLTYVNPLLKALKNSDISVEKLIKISKLHHFDLSDSQKYIPSEVLYDFLLLARSHSKTTNLIAPCYNYFKVSELGDHGDYISKLPILYQVLQQFIVHKSMFQTNTQNDLRIENGIAQFSFTFLDKYSAGRKIAENMYLAIILQTFQLFGGQNWIPLELHVPYRLISDIQPMLPKGEYIIRLNQKKFAILFSQPLLFKNRHTTPSELKKPSILGHTNRSFVTTIEKVLNSYKPGYIPSLKDLSNHFNTSESSIKRCLKSEKAKFSNILERILFKKAANLLSNSNLNIYLIGEHLGYSDSPNFIRSFKKWSGTTPGIYRNSMLKQEKR; translated from the coding sequence ATGAAGCAGAAATATTTTGTTTATCAGCTAACGTATGTTAACCCTTTATTAAAAGCCTTAAAAAATTCAGACATTAGTGTCGAAAAACTAATCAAAATAAGTAAACTCCATCATTTTGATTTATCAGATTCCCAAAAGTACATACCATCAGAAGTACTTTATGATTTTTTGTTATTGGCAAGATCTCATAGTAAAACAACTAACTTAATAGCCCCATGCTATAATTATTTTAAGGTTTCAGAATTAGGCGATCATGGCGACTATATATCTAAACTCCCAATCCTATACCAGGTTTTGCAGCAGTTTATTGTTCATAAATCTATGTTTCAAACCAACACTCAAAACGACCTTAGAATAGAAAATGGTATAGCCCAATTCTCTTTTACTTTTCTCGATAAATACTCGGCTGGCAGAAAGATTGCAGAAAATATGTATCTGGCAATTATCCTCCAAACGTTCCAATTGTTTGGAGGACAAAATTGGATACCCTTAGAACTTCACGTTCCATATCGTCTTATTTCAGACATACAGCCCATGCTTCCAAAAGGGGAGTACATTATACGTTTGAATCAAAAAAAGTTTGCAATACTTTTTTCGCAACCACTTCTTTTTAAAAATCGACATACCACACCATCTGAGTTAAAAAAGCCTTCCATATTGGGACATACCAACAGAAGTTTTGTAACAACAATTGAAAAAGTATTAAATAGCTATAAACCGGGTTATATTCCTTCTCTTAAAGATCTATCAAATCATTTTAATACTTCAGAAAGTAGTATAAAACGTTGTTTAAAATCTGAAAAGGCTAAATTCTCTAATATACTCGAACGTATACTTTTTAAAAAGGCTGCCAACCTGCTATCAAACTCCAATCTCAATATATATCTAATAGGTGAACATCTCGGATACTCAGATAGTCCCAATTTTATTCGTTCTTTCAAAAAGTGGTCAGGAACTACACCAGGTATATATAGAAACAGTATGCTAAAACAGGAAAAACGATAA
- a CDS encoding HdeD family acid-resistance protein, with amino-acid sequence MKNIEFLKTTKRAIKYWYLVLISGIILISVGFWTLISPLESYQALALLFSIAFILSGISDIIFSISSRNTLDGWGWTLGIGILALIIGVFLLINQDITILTLPFYVSFVLLFRSLWAMGTAMDLKSYRVLDWGYLMVLGVLGMLFSFFLLWHPFFTGVALTIWTGLALIFTGVFSIYLSIKLKKLHKDVIPKTLKKKLEDIQNEVKNTLNKS; translated from the coding sequence ATGAAGAACATAGAATTTTTAAAAACCACAAAACGAGCCATAAAATACTGGTACTTAGTATTAATCTCTGGTATTATTTTAATTAGTGTTGGTTTCTGGACACTTATTTCTCCTTTGGAATCCTACCAGGCTCTGGCACTCTTATTCTCTATTGCCTTTATACTTTCAGGAATAAGCGATATTATATTTTCCATTTCCAGTCGTAATACACTGGATGGTTGGGGGTGGACTCTTGGTATTGGCATATTAGCGCTTATCATTGGGGTTTTCCTCCTCATTAATCAAGATATAACCATACTTACCTTACCCTTCTACGTTAGTTTTGTCCTACTCTTTAGATCGTTATGGGCCATGGGAACAGCTATGGATTTAAAAAGCTATAGAGTACTGGATTGGGGCTACCTCATGGTATTAGGCGTATTGGGTATGTTATTTTCATTCTTCCTGTTATGGCACCCCTTTTTTACTGGTGTAGCTTTGACTATCTGGACAGGTTTAGCCTTAATCTTCACAGGTGTTTTTAGTATCTATTTGTCTATAAAGCTCAAAAAATTGCATAAAGATGTAATCCCCAAAACATTGAAGAAAAAACTTGAAGATATACAAAACGAAGTTAAAAACACTTTAAATAAATCCTGA
- a CDS encoding fasciclin domain-containing protein — protein sequence MKTVNNILPSLLLIAVLIMQSCNNDDDNPPIVTNNIIEIAIKTPELTFFVDALKKADGNLIDILTSNGPFTVLAPNNAAFTAFLSSNNYASIDDVPSDVLSELLLNHVISEDLTSSDFSISGSGYKSTNASGVSDNKISIYFNTSGDIEFNNTSKVINGGADINASNGTIHIVDKVITLPSILNHLANNNNFNSLLVALDLADGDLTTLLGSDGPFTIMAPDNAAFTTFLDGTPIGDINTAHLAKVLLNHVLGNVTTSANLMTNGSGYTNTSATGPGMKALSLYYNTSANISFNGISTVTTADIVGTNGVIHAVNAVIGIPTVTTFVTADPNFATLEEALTTLTPGIDFAAILSRIEGSNADGIDPEFTVFAPDNDAFSDLSEIPEETVLIQTILHHIIDESNMTSGDLTPGGNTIVTTLEGDDITITLPGTDTNIGDITDGSGNGGIGITAVDIQAGNGVVHILDTVLIPDTKN from the coding sequence ATGAAAACAGTAAACAACATCTTACCGTCCTTATTATTAATAGCTGTATTAATTATGCAATCATGTAACAATGATGACGATAATCCTCCAATAGTAACGAATAATATTATTGAAATAGCGATCAAGACACCTGAACTAACTTTTTTTGTAGATGCTTTAAAAAAAGCCGACGGTAACTTGATAGATATATTAACGAGCAATGGCCCTTTTACAGTATTAGCCCCTAACAATGCAGCGTTTACGGCTTTTCTAAGCTCAAATAACTATGCTTCTATAGATGATGTTCCTTCAGATGTTTTATCAGAACTTCTATTGAATCACGTGATTTCGGAGGATTTAACCTCAAGTGATTTTTCTATTTCAGGATCCGGGTATAAGAGCACAAATGCCAGTGGAGTTAGTGATAACAAAATTAGCATTTATTTCAATACTTCTGGTGATATTGAATTCAACAATACTTCAAAAGTCATTAACGGAGGCGCAGACATCAATGCTTCAAATGGAACGATTCACATTGTAGACAAGGTTATTACTTTGCCTAGTATACTGAACCATCTGGCAAACAACAATAATTTTAATAGCTTGTTAGTTGCTTTGGATCTTGCAGATGGCGATTTAACAACCCTTTTAGGTAGCGATGGTCCCTTTACGATTATGGCTCCAGACAATGCTGCATTCACAACGTTTTTAGATGGTACTCCAATAGGAGATATTAATACAGCGCATCTGGCTAAAGTACTTTTAAACCATGTACTTGGAAATGTAACAACGTCTGCCAACCTGATGACTAACGGTTCTGGTTATACGAACACAAGCGCTACTGGTCCGGGTATGAAAGCTTTAAGTTTATATTACAATACATCTGCTAACATTTCCTTTAACGGTATTTCAACAGTTACAACTGCAGATATTGTAGGAACTAATGGAGTTATCCATGCCGTTAACGCTGTAATTGGAATTCCTACCGTTACCACATTTGTGACTGCAGATCCAAATTTCGCAACCTTAGAAGAGGCTTTAACGACCTTAACTCCTGGAATAGATTTTGCTGCCATTCTTTCCAGAATAGAAGGTTCAAATGCCGATGGTATTGATCCTGAATTCACCGTTTTTGCTCCAGATAATGACGCATTTAGTGACCTATCTGAAATCCCAGAAGAAACCGTTTTGATACAAACCATACTTCATCATATTATTGATGAGTCTAATATGACTTCGGGAGACTTAACTCCTGGTGGAAACACCATCGTTACGACACTTGAAGGAGATGATATCACCATCACTCTGCCTGGCACAGATACAAATATTGGCGATATAACCGATGGTTCTGGTAATGGCGGTATAGGCATTACTGCGGTTGATATACAAGCTGGAAATGGTGTTGTACATATACTTGACACCGTACTTATTCCAGATACAAAAAACTAG
- a CDS encoding arylsulfatase gives MKHIIYSIPILILVFFTTSCQQSKTESNSKTTGEVSKSFKKYGQEFKGKISKTYEESKEWWPKKKRPKKGSPNVLILLLDDVGFAQVGCFGGLIDTPNIDKLAGDGLRYNNFHTTALCSPSRATLMAGRNPHMIGLGSHALTAMGFPGYNAIVPSSAKSVANYLKEEGYVNYALGKWDHTPLYEVSQIGPFNRWPSDEGFDHGYNFMAADVHQFVPVMWNDHTPEPYRKSKHLDADLADRAIDWITGHKSLDSDLPFMMLWASGSMHSPHHAPDDYIAKYKGKFDMGWDVAREQILARQKKLGIVPKNTVLTERIDNIKAWEDCSADERKMYARQMEVFAAQMEHVDYQIGRIVKTLERIGELDNTLIFVTADNGASGEGGLSGTFNETYVLNGLQTPFEANMRNYDNWGQADSYPHYHAGWAMAGNTPFKYFKQSEHRGGQADHLVVHWPAGINAKGEIRNQYHHISDIAPTIMEAASLKLPKEYHGIPQQPFTGVSMNYSFNNTNAPNAKKNQYYEMFGNRAIWADGWKAVTLHAKRMPWDINVRGDFEKDDWELYHVAEDFSENENLATAYPEKLEELKKLFEKVAWDNNVYPMYDDMLARLNAVNYVLFGDQKEFTYYAPGAIRIAEKASAPVKGRSHKIETTINLKGGEEGVIVACGGMTGGYSMYIKDDTLHFDYNFLDGVHHHLTSGKLPKGKTHLKFNFTLDKSAIDGTLKPWSGDGELFVNNEKVDSKYFDAMHISTYSLAETFDVGADYGTQVDPNYEGDPFKFTGELDRVTITLTD, from the coding sequence ATGAAACATATAATATATTCCATTCCAATATTGATTCTGGTATTTTTTACAACAAGCTGTCAGCAATCTAAAACAGAATCTAATTCTAAAACCACCGGCGAAGTATCAAAAAGCTTTAAAAAATACGGTCAGGAATTCAAAGGAAAAATCTCTAAGACCTATGAAGAGTCCAAAGAATGGTGGCCAAAGAAAAAACGTCCAAAAAAAGGATCTCCTAATGTACTCATATTATTATTAGATGATGTAGGATTTGCTCAAGTAGGTTGTTTTGGGGGCTTGATAGATACTCCAAATATTGACAAATTAGCTGGTGATGGATTACGTTATAATAACTTTCACACTACAGCGCTATGTTCGCCTTCAAGAGCTACTTTAATGGCTGGACGTAACCCTCATATGATTGGACTGGGAAGCCACGCACTTACAGCCATGGGATTTCCTGGTTATAACGCCATAGTACCTTCATCAGCAAAATCGGTAGCTAATTATTTAAAAGAAGAAGGCTACGTAAATTATGCCCTTGGTAAATGGGATCACACACCACTTTATGAAGTCTCACAAATAGGGCCTTTTAACAGGTGGCCATCAGATGAAGGGTTCGATCATGGGTACAATTTCATGGCTGCCGATGTGCACCAGTTCGTTCCAGTTATGTGGAATGACCATACCCCTGAACCCTATCGTAAATCTAAACATTTAGATGCCGATCTGGCAGACAGGGCTATAGATTGGATTACTGGTCATAAATCATTAGATAGTGACCTGCCATTCATGATGCTCTGGGCATCAGGATCCATGCACTCGCCGCATCACGCACCCGATGACTATATTGCAAAATACAAAGGAAAATTTGATATGGGTTGGGATGTTGCAAGAGAACAGATACTAGCACGCCAAAAGAAATTAGGTATTGTCCCGAAAAACACGGTACTCACAGAAAGAATTGATAATATAAAAGCGTGGGAAGATTGCTCTGCCGACGAAAGGAAAATGTATGCGCGTCAAATGGAGGTATTTGCAGCTCAAATGGAACATGTAGATTACCAAATTGGGAGAATTGTAAAAACATTGGAAAGAATTGGAGAGCTTGATAATACACTCATTTTTGTAACAGCAGATAACGGTGCTTCAGGAGAAGGAGGACTCTCCGGAACATTTAATGAAACATATGTGCTTAACGGTTTACAAACACCTTTCGAAGCCAATATGAGAAATTATGACAATTGGGGACAAGCCGATAGTTATCCGCACTACCACGCAGGATGGGCCATGGCTGGTAATACTCCTTTTAAATATTTTAAACAATCCGAACATCGAGGCGGGCAGGCAGATCACTTGGTAGTACACTGGCCAGCTGGTATTAATGCTAAAGGAGAAATTAGAAACCAATACCACCATATTAGCGATATTGCCCCTACCATTATGGAGGCCGCTAGTTTAAAACTTCCCAAAGAATATCATGGCATCCCCCAGCAACCATTTACTGGTGTTTCAATGAATTATTCATTTAACAATACCAATGCTCCAAATGCCAAAAAGAACCAATACTATGAAATGTTTGGAAATCGTGCCATCTGGGCAGATGGCTGGAAAGCAGTAACACTCCATGCTAAACGAATGCCTTGGGATATCAATGTTAGGGGTGATTTTGAAAAAGACGATTGGGAGTTATATCACGTTGCCGAAGACTTTTCGGAAAATGAAAATCTGGCTACCGCTTACCCTGAAAAATTGGAAGAATTAAAAAAATTATTTGAAAAAGTCGCCTGGGATAACAATGTATACCCCATGTACGATGATATGCTGGCAAGGTTAAATGCAGTAAATTATGTGCTCTTTGGAGATCAAAAAGAATTCACATATTATGCTCCCGGCGCCATACGTATTGCCGAAAAGGCCTCCGCACCGGTAAAAGGACGTTCACATAAAATTGAAACGACTATAAACCTTAAAGGTGGTGAAGAAGGGGTTATCGTGGCATGTGGAGGCATGACCGGAGGATACTCTATGTATATAAAAGATGATACCTTGCATTTTGATTATAACTTTTTAGATGGTGTTCATCATCATCTTACCTCAGGTAAATTACCAAAAGGCAAAACACATTTAAAATTTAATTTTACTCTGGATAAATCGGCTATTGATGGTACACTAAAACCCTGGTCCGGGGATGGTGAACTATTTGTAAATAACGAAAAAGTAGATAGCAAATATTTTGATGCCATGCATATTTCAACATATTCTTTAGCAGAAACTTTTGATGTGGGTGCCGATTACGGTACACAGGTTGATCCGAATTATGAAGGCGACCCTTTTAAATTCACAGGAGAACTCGATCGTGTCACAATTACATTAACAGACTAA
- a CDS encoding DUF2490 domain-containing protein produces MQSLFKTCIFLLLLFVNDVQSQEEPTINSQLWINYYPSFYLKEKIQVTGEVGYRTILEDDSYRLLYIRPSINYLYDETFEINGGLGMWYEFNKNSSDRFEIRPWQGIRINWPNLKKLNLNRWQVNQWFRVEERFSFFTQDNWKTSLDVRARYKLSGKLDLCIDCINPKFAIPFYMELFLSLSNISEIYNNQGRFGVGLDYFYKKNLQFEFLFHWQSSKIEQEDPLSVSDYIFQLKIKHKLNHNPFRKKKK; encoded by the coding sequence ATGCAATCACTATTCAAGACATGTATCTTTCTGCTTTTATTATTTGTTAATGATGTACAATCACAGGAAGAACCTACTATAAACAGCCAATTATGGATTAACTACTATCCCTCATTTTACCTAAAGGAAAAAATACAGGTAACAGGAGAAGTGGGATATAGAACCATCCTTGAGGACGATTCATACCGTTTGCTGTACATACGCCCCTCAATAAATTATTTATACGATGAAACCTTTGAGATTAATGGTGGTTTGGGCATGTGGTACGAATTTAACAAAAACTCAAGTGATCGATTTGAAATACGACCCTGGCAAGGAATACGCATTAACTGGCCAAATTTAAAAAAACTTAATTTAAACAGATGGCAAGTTAACCAATGGTTTAGAGTAGAAGAACGTTTTTCTTTTTTTACCCAGGATAACTGGAAAACAAGTTTAGATGTTAGGGCACGCTATAAACTATCAGGTAAACTAGATCTTTGCATCGACTGTATAAATCCAAAATTTGCCATTCCCTTTTACATGGAACTTTTTTTATCGTTAAGCAATATTAGCGAGATCTATAACAATCAAGGGCGATTTGGCGTAGGTTTGGACTATTTCTATAAAAAAAACCTTCAGTTTGAATTTTTGTTTCACTGGCAAAGTTCAAAAATTGAACAGGAAGATCCATTAAGTGTGTCCGATTACATTTTTCAACTAAAAATAAAGCACAAGCTGAACCATAATCCATTTCGGAAAAAGAAAAAATAG
- a CDS encoding HAD family hydrolase, with the protein MKKKNQRKSMSIVKRIMLLVILLLIIVSCKKSTDTSLKTINYKTDPLPSWNEGKTKKAILDFVTKVTDPDNPNFVRVEDRIATFDNDGNLWSEKPFYFQLAFALDRIHATASDHPEWKTTQPYKAAIEGNIKEVLTYGKHGLLKLVMASHTGMTTDEFNNIVTEWLATSKHPRFNRPYHTLIYQPMLELLDYLQTNDFKTFIVSGGGIDFLRVWAEEAYGIPEYQIVGSSLKTIFEYNNGKAVIKKLSEIDFINDKAGKPVGIHKHISKKPIFASGNSDGDLQMLQYAASNDKPSFMIYLHHTDAEREWAYDRESHVGRLDKGLDEAREKGWTVIDMKNDWKVVYPFQLQK; encoded by the coding sequence ATGAAGAAGAAAAATCAAAGAAAAAGTATGAGCATAGTTAAACGTATCATGTTGTTAGTTATCTTATTATTGATTATTGTCTCTTGCAAAAAATCTACAGATACATCTTTAAAAACTATAAACTATAAAACAGACCCTCTCCCTTCCTGGAATGAAGGAAAAACTAAAAAAGCTATACTTGATTTTGTTACAAAAGTAACAGATCCAGATAATCCAAATTTTGTACGGGTAGAGGATCGTATTGCCACCTTTGACAATGATGGTAACCTATGGTCGGAAAAACCATTCTATTTTCAATTGGCATTTGCTTTAGATCGAATACATGCCACAGCAAGTGATCATCCTGAATGGAAAACGACACAACCATATAAAGCTGCTATTGAAGGTAATATAAAAGAGGTACTAACATATGGAAAGCATGGTCTTCTTAAACTGGTCATGGCAAGTCATACCGGAATGACCACAGATGAATTTAATAATATTGTAACAGAATGGCTAGCTACTAGTAAACATCCCCGATTTAATCGTCCCTATCACACGTTAATCTATCAACCCATGCTGGAGCTATTAGACTATCTCCAGACCAACGATTTCAAAACCTTTATCGTTTCCGGAGGTGGTATTGACTTTTTGAGAGTTTGGGCTGAAGAGGCCTATGGGATACCTGAGTATCAGATTGTGGGGAGTAGTCTAAAAACAATTTTTGAGTACAACAATGGCAAGGCAGTAATTAAAAAGTTATCAGAAATTGATTTTATTAATGACAAAGCCGGAAAGCCAGTGGGAATTCATAAACATATAAGTAAAAAGCCCATTTTCGCTTCCGGTAATTCCGATGGTGATCTTCAAATGCTTCAATATGCAGCTTCTAATGACAAACCCAGTTTTATGATTTACCTACATCACACCGATGCAGAACGTGAATGGGCATACGACAGGGAGTCTCATGTGGGAAGATTGGATAAAGGCTTAGATGAAGCCCGAGAAAAAGGCTGGACAGTCATCGATATGAAAAACGATTGGAAAGTCGTCTACCCTTTTCAATTACAAAAATAA
- a CDS encoding arylsulfatase encodes MKKTVLAIVASIAICMNTYAQKKPNILVIWGDDIGVSNISAYTKGMIGYQTPNIDRVANEGIIFTDYYGEQSCTAGRSSFIMGQNVFRTGLSKVGLPGAKEGMRIEDPTIAALLKDQGYATGQFGKNHLGDRDEMLPTNNGFDQFFGNLYHLNAEEEPENEDYPGDYMMPDGRSFKETFGPRGVIKSSANGSIEDTGPLTKKRMETVDDETVTAALQFIRNTTASGKPWFVWWNGTRMHFRTHVKKAHRGISGQDEYSDGMVEHDMHIGQFLDLLDELGIADNTIVHYSTDNGPHYNTWPDAAATPFRGEKNTNWEGGWRVPALVRWPGVVKPGTVSNGIIHHMDWLPTFLAAAGKKDIKKDLLDGYNSKALGRSYKVHLDGYNLIEHLKNPQNVESPRKEVFYFSDDGDLTALRYGDWKLVFMEQRRAETLEAWANPFTPLRVPLIFNLRRDPYERAQLTSNTYYDWLIDRVFLLVPAQVYVGNFLKTFKEYPPRQKAASFSLEIVLAKLKEGSGSK; translated from the coding sequence ATGAAAAAAACAGTTTTAGCAATAGTAGCTTCTATAGCAATTTGTATGAATACCTATGCCCAGAAAAAACCCAATATTCTTGTTATATGGGGAGACGATATTGGGGTATCAAATATTAGTGCATACACCAAGGGCATGATAGGATATCAAACTCCAAATATTGATCGAGTAGCCAATGAAGGTATCATCTTCACCGATTATTATGGAGAGCAGTCCTGTACCGCAGGAAGATCTTCTTTTATTATGGGACAAAACGTATTTAGAACCGGACTTTCTAAAGTGGGGTTACCCGGCGCAAAAGAAGGCATGCGGATTGAAGATCCTACTATAGCAGCACTTCTCAAGGATCAAGGCTACGCTACTGGACAGTTTGGTAAAAATCATTTGGGAGATCGTGACGAAATGCTTCCTACCAATAATGGATTCGATCAATTCTTCGGAAACCTATATCATCTTAATGCAGAAGAAGAACCTGAAAATGAAGACTATCCCGGAGACTACATGATGCCTGATGGGCGCTCTTTTAAAGAAACTTTTGGACCAAGAGGTGTAATCAAATCCAGTGCAAACGGTAGCATTGAAGATACTGGTCCTTTAACCAAAAAAAGAATGGAAACTGTGGACGATGAAACCGTTACAGCGGCACTCCAATTTATCCGAAACACAACAGCATCAGGAAAACCATGGTTTGTATGGTGGAATGGAACACGTATGCATTTTAGAACTCATGTTAAAAAAGCACATCGAGGTATTTCCGGGCAAGACGAATATTCCGATGGTATGGTTGAACACGATATGCATATTGGGCAATTTCTGGATTTGTTGGATGAACTTGGTATTGCAGACAATACGATTGTTCATTATTCAACAGATAACGGTCCTCATTACAATACCTGGCCAGATGCAGCAGCAACACCTTTTCGAGGCGAAAAAAACACCAATTGGGAAGGTGGTTGGAGAGTCCCCGCACTTGTTCGTTGGCCAGGCGTTGTAAAACCAGGCACAGTGAGTAACGGTATTATTCACCATATGGACTGGCTACCAACCTTTTTGGCCGCAGCTGGTAAAAAAGATATCAAAAAAGATTTGCTGGATGGGTATAACTCAAAAGCTTTAGGTAGATCTTATAAAGTTCACCTGGATGGTTACAACCTTATTGAACATCTTAAAAACCCACAAAATGTAGAAAGTCCTCGAAAAGAAGTTTTCTATTTTTCCGATGATGGTGATCTAACCGCCTTACGCTATGGTGACTGGAAATTGGTTTTTATGGAACAACGTCGTGCTGAAACACTTGAAGCCTGGGCAAACCCTTTTACACCATTACGAGTTCCATTGATATTTAATCTTAGACGAGACCCTTACGAAAGAGCCCAACTTACATCTAATACATATTACGATTGGTTAATCGACCGTGTATTCCTTTTAGTGCCGGCTCAGGTTTATGTTGGTAATTTCCTGAAAACATTCAAAGAATACCCGCCAAGACAGAAAGCGGCTAGTTTTTCACTTGAAATAGTACTTGCAAAACTAAAAGAAGGAAGCGGTTCCAAATAA
- a CDS encoding DUF6268 family outer membrane beta-barrel protein, with product MRTLLFIMVLIGFVNETSAQEEQGLLENEKKNEISVLMGYAFIKRGIGIANENKGQLVPTIGLDYSRTLSKKFSLGLITDIELSSYFIETNNQTQLKRENAIVAIFAGIYKFNNRWDIEGGYGIEIEKNESFQVMRLGTSYKIPIRKNWGVSLGMSFDIKQKYNSLSFAVGFEKAF from the coding sequence ATGAGAACATTACTCTTTATAATGGTGTTGATAGGTTTTGTAAACGAAACTAGCGCTCAAGAAGAACAAGGTCTTTTGGAAAATGAAAAAAAGAATGAAATATCTGTGTTAATGGGTTATGCCTTTATAAAAAGGGGTATTGGCATTGCCAACGAAAACAAAGGGCAACTTGTGCCAACTATTGGACTGGATTATTCCAGAACACTTTCTAAGAAATTTTCTTTAGGGTTAATTACAGATATAGAACTGTCTTCCTATTTTATTGAAACCAATAATCAAACACAATTAAAAAGAGAAAATGCCATAGTGGCTATTTTTGCAGGCATTTATAAGTTTAATAACAGATGGGATATAGAGGGAGGATACGGCATAGAAATAGAGAAAAATGAATCTTTTCAGGTTATGCGTCTGGGAACAAGCTATAAAATACCCATTAGAAAAAACTGGGGTGTATCTCTTGGTATGAGCTTTGATATTAAGCAAAAATACAATAGTCTGTCTTTTGCTGTTGGTTTTGAAAAAGCGTTTTGA